AACCTGGTTTCCGAAGGGCGGCATGTACAGCGTGGTTGAAGGAATTCATTCACTGGCAGAAGAGCTGGGAGTTACTTTTCATTTTGATACAAACGTTACCAGTATAGTTGTGCGCAATGGACATGCAAAAGCAGTAGCAACTGATAAAGGCTTACTGGAAGCTGACATGGTGATAGGAGCGGCAGATTACCATCACATAGAAACACAATTACTGGATGAAGGTTTGCAATCCTATACCGACACCTATTGGCAAACAAGGGTCATGGCTCCTTCATGCTTGTTGTACTATGTAGGCATCAGCAAAAAATTGAAAAACGTGCAGCATCACTCCTTGTTTTTTGATGCGCCTTTCCAGCAGCATGCTAAGGAGATATACGAGACCAAACAGTGGCCGGGTGATCCTCTGTTTTATGTATCCGTCACCTCTGTTACCGATGCTTCATTAGCGCCGGCGGGTTGCGAAAACTTATTCTTTTTAATACCCATAGCTACAGGATTGGAGAATGATACCGAAGCGGTAAGAGAAGAATATTTTCAAAAAATTATTAGACGATTTGAAGAGCGCACCGGCGAAACAATATCTGATGCAATTGTTTTTAAAAGAAGCTATGCTACGAGCAATTTTATAAGCGACTATAATTCTTTTAAAGGCAATGCTTACGGCCTTGCGAACACATTGATGCAGACAGCTGTTTTAAAACCATCGTTGCGCAGCAAAAAGGTCAGCAACCTTTTTTATGCAGGGCAACTTACTGTACCTGGACCGGGAGTGCCACCAGCACTAATAAGTGGAGAGCTGGTAGCAAAGCAGGTAGTAAAGGAATGTGGGCAGCTGGAAGCTGTTTATAAATAGATTATCAAAGAAAAAAGTACCGCGTTTATATGATGCAATTGTTTTACGACGTAAGCCACCAGTGCAGTAAAATAACTACAGAGAGGTACAGTACTTCTTTTGCTTCGGCTATTAAATTACTACACAAAGACCTGCGAACGCCCATCTATAACATATACGGGTTTGTACGGTTTGCAGATGAGATTGTAGATACTTTTCATGCGCATGATAAAGAAGCATTGCTGCAGCAGTTCAAGAAGGAGACATACGATGCTATAACAAGGGGTATCAGCCTGAACCCTATCCTTCACAGCTTCCAGGAAACAGTGAACGAATACAAGATCCAGCACAACTTAATTGATGCTTTCTTTTACAGCATGGAGTTGGATCTGAATAAAAAGAAGTACGACAGAACCGAATACGATAGCTATATATATGGCAGTGCAGAAGTGGTGGGATTGATGTGCCTGTACATATTTTGCGAAGGCGACCAAAAGCATTTTGATGAATTGCAGCCGTATGCAAAAAAGCTGGGTGCTGCATTTCAGAAAGTAAACTTCCTGCGCGATCTGAAAGCAGATTGTGAAGACCTGAACAGGATGTATTTTCCTGGCTGCGATTTCAATAATTTTTCGGAAGAAGCCAAACAGCAAATAGAAGAAGATATACAAAACGATTTTGATGAAGCTTATAAAGGCATTTTACAATTACCTGTAAAAGCGCGCTTTGGAGTGTATGTAGCTTACAAGTATTACCTGTCTCTTTTCAGAAAAATAAAGCGCACACAAGCCCGCCGGATAAAGGATGAGCGAATAAGAATTCCTAACTACGGAAAAGTGGTAATAGTAGCCAAGGCAGGATTACGCAGCCAACTTAATATCCTGTAGCTTTCCCTTATTTTTGAACCCATGGAAGAAGTGATACTCGTGAACGGGAATGATGAGCCGATTGGTACTATGGAAAAAATGGAAGCCCATTTTAAAGCAGAACTACACCGCGCATTCAGTGTTTTTTTATTCAACGAACGTGGCGAAATGCTACTGCAACAGCGTGCTAAAGCTAAATACCATAGCGGTGGTTTGTGGACGAATGCCTGCTGTAGTCACCCACGTCCAGGCGAAACAACAGATAGTGCAGCACTGCGCCGCCTGCAGGAAGAAATGGGCATCAATACTTCCATTAAAAAGATATTCGACTTCACATACAAAGCATCCTTTGATAACGGTTTAACTGAGCATGAGTACGATCACGTTTATGCCGGAAATTTTACAGGTAAAATAGAACCTAACAAAGATGAAGTGCAGGATTTCTGCTTTAAGTCGATGGAAGAAATTGAGACCTCATTGCAGTCGCATCCGCATAAGTATACCGCGTGGTTCCATATCGCTTTCCCTAAAGTATTTGATTGGTGGCGCACCCAAAAGGACGCCCTTCTTTAACAGCTATAGCAGCCTATGTCACATCCTAAAGCAGTCATTATAGGTGCAGGTGTTGCAGGTTTAGCGGCTGCTACCAGGCTGTCCATTCAAGGTTTCCATGTTACGGTTTATGAAAAGAATAGCCATCCCGGTGGCAAGCTCCATGCTTTCGAAAAAGAAGGTTTTCATTTCGATGCCGGTCCGAGTTTGTTTACGCAGCCGGCCAATGTAGAAGAACTTTTTGCTGTAGCCAATGAGCCAATTGAGCAGTACCTGCAGTATGAAAAAGTGCCGGTAGCTTGCAAATATTTTTACCCTAATGGCACCATTGTAAATGCATATACAGATGCCGCTGCATTTGCTGAAGAGCTGCATACCAAACTTGGTGAAGAGCCTTCGCGAGTGCTGGATTACTTGCAGCAATCAGAAAATCTTTACAACAAGATTGGTGACATTTTTTTAAACACCAGCCTGCACAAGCGTAAGATGTTGCTGGCTGCTCCTATAGGTAAAGCACTGGCTGCTACACGACGCAAGCACATACTGCAGTCGCTTCACCAGTTGAATAAAGATCATTTTAAGCAACCCGCCACAGTTCAATTGTTCGACAGGTTTGCCACGTACAATGGAAGCAATCCATACAAGGCGCCTGGCATGCTCAGCCTGATACCGCACCTGGAGCAAAATGAAGGCACCTTCTATCCTAAGGGCGGCATGATAAGCATTACAAATGCACTGTATAAACTGGCGCTAAAGCAGGGAGTACAGTTTTATTTTGATTCACCTGTTGAGCGTATTATTTCGCACGAGCAACGGGTGCATGGCGTGGTAGTAAATGGGGAAAATATAAAAGCTGACCTGGTAGTAAGTAATGGCGATGCATATTTTACCTATAAGCACCTGCTGAAAGATGAATATGAAGCACGCAAAATACTGAAGCAGGAACGCAGTAGTAGCGCCATCATTTTTTACTGGGGCATGAATAAACAATTTCCGCAACTCCATTTGCACAATATATTTTTCAGTAAAGATTATGCAGAAGAGTTCACGCGATTGTTTAACCAAAAAACGCTCTCTGCTGATCCTACTGTTTATATCAACATCACTTCTAAAATGGAGGCGGCGCATGCACCTGCAGGAGGTGAAAATTGGTTTGTGATGGTGAATGCTCCTGCCAATGTAGGCCAGGATTGGCAAGCACTGAAGCAGTATGCAAAGCAGGCAATTCTATCTAAACTGTCAGCCATGTTAGGCGAAGACATAGAGCCATATATAGCTGTTGAAGAAACTTTAGATCCTGTAAAAATAGAGGCACAAACGCAGTCGTATATGGGCTCATTATATGGAACCAGCAGCAATTCAAAAATGGCTGCTTTTCTGCGTCATCCGAATTTTACGTCAAAGATCAAAGGCTTGTATTTTGCTGGTGGAAGTGTACATCCTGGTGGTGGTATCCCTTTATGTTTGAAAAGCGCTGCTATAGTAAGTAAGATTATTGAGGCCGATAAGAAGAAACTCCTGCATCACTAAAACATGTCATTCAACATCCCATCATTCAACAAGGCAGGAATAGCAACCTTCATTGCACTGCTTTTTCATGTAAGCGGATGCATAGGCATGTTTACTATTCACCGCGAATGGTTCATTGAAAACACCACCCTGAATTTGCTGCTCATGTTTGGTTTGATAATATGGACGCACGGCCAGCTGAACATGCGTTTTCTCCTTTTTATGGTTTTGTGCTTTGTGGTAGGAATGACAACCGAAATGATTGGTGTGCACACCGGCTTCCTGTTTGGCCAATATGCATATGGCACGGTGATGGGGCCAAAACTTTTAGATGTTCCTTACCTGATAGGCATCAATTGGTTCGTGGTGATGTATTGTTCGGGTATGGCTGTAACAAAGCTACATGAATGGATAGAGCAGAAATATGTAACTGCAGGAAGTATGTTATCTGATAATATCAAGAAGCTTTCCATCATCATAGATGGTGCGCTTTTAGCAACCTTGTTTGATTATGTGATGGAGCCGGTAGCAGTAAAGCTAGGCTTCTGGACCTGGCTGGGCGATGGCTCGATCCCGTTTTTAAACTACCTGTGTTGGTTTATTATCAGTACAGGTTTATTGTATGTTTTTACGAGGTCGGGCTTCCAAAGGCACAACCAATTCGCTGTACATTTGTTAATCATTCAGCTTTTGTTTTTTGGCACATTACGCACCTTTTTATGAACTGGATAGTATACATATTGATAACGCTTGGTACATTCTGCTTCATGGAATTTGTAGCATGGGCAACGCATAAATATGTAATGCATAAATGGCTGTGGTTTCTTCACGAAGACCATCATGTAAAAAGCCCGGGCTTCTTCGAAAAAAATGATGCATTCTTTCTCATCTTCGCAATTCCCAGTTGGTTATGTATTATGCTTGGCAGCATGAATGAAAAGTACTGGGTAGTGTCTATTGGTGCGGGCATCGCATTGTATGGACTTGCATATTTCATAGTGCACGACATCATCATTCACCAGCGGTTCAAGTTATTTACCCGTAGTAACAATAGATTTGTGAAGGCAGTACGGTGGGCGCACAAAATGCATCATAAGCATTTAGGAAAAGAAGACGGAGAAAGTTTTGGAATGCTTATTGTTGCACGCAAGTACTGGCAAAAGGTAAAAAACGATGAGCAAAGGGTTCGAGCATTCAAATCTTCTTCGCGGTAACTGTTTTTACTATTCTATTTATTTTTGTCGCAGGCCATGAGT
This region of Aridibaculum aurantiacum genomic DNA includes:
- a CDS encoding phytoene desaturase family protein, with the translated sequence MKKVVIIGSGFAGLSAACFMAKAGWQVDVVEKHSLPGGRARKMEAAGFTFDMGPSWYWMPDVFERFFSQFGKSVSDYYTLTRLDPSYKVYWPAEAVDIPADYAALQQLFEKIEPGSSNQLDKFLAEAAYKYKVGMQKLVYKPGLSAAEFIDWEVMTGVLKLDVFSNMKKHVASFFKSQQLRELMEFPVLFLGALPENTPALYSLMNYADIKGGTWFPKGGMYSVVEGIHSLAEELGVTFHFDTNVTSIVVRNGHAKAVATDKGLLEADMVIGAADYHHIETQLLDEGLQSYTDTYWQTRVMAPSCLLYYVGISKKLKNVQHHSLFFDAPFQQHAKEIYETKQWPGDPLFYVSVTSVTDASLAPAGCENLFFLIPIATGLENDTEAVREEYFQKIIRRFEERTGETISDAIVFKRSYATSNFISDYNSFKGNAYGLANTLMQTAVLKPSLRSKKVSNLFYAGQLTVPGPGVPPALISGELVAKQVVKECGQLEAVYK
- a CDS encoding phytoene/squalene synthase family protein; protein product: MMQLFYDVSHQCSKITTERYSTSFASAIKLLHKDLRTPIYNIYGFVRFADEIVDTFHAHDKEALLQQFKKETYDAITRGISLNPILHSFQETVNEYKIQHNLIDAFFYSMELDLNKKKYDRTEYDSYIYGSAEVVGLMCLYIFCEGDQKHFDELQPYAKKLGAAFQKVNFLRDLKADCEDLNRMYFPGCDFNNFSEEAKQQIEEDIQNDFDEAYKGILQLPVKARFGVYVAYKYYLSLFRKIKRTQARRIKDERIRIPNYGKVVIVAKAGLRSQLNIL
- the idi gene encoding isopentenyl-diphosphate Delta-isomerase → MEEVILVNGNDEPIGTMEKMEAHFKAELHRAFSVFLFNERGEMLLQQRAKAKYHSGGLWTNACCSHPRPGETTDSAALRRLQEEMGINTSIKKIFDFTYKASFDNGLTEHEYDHVYAGNFTGKIEPNKDEVQDFCFKSMEEIETSLQSHPHKYTAWFHIAFPKVFDWWRTQKDALL
- the crtD gene encoding 1-hydroxycarotenoid 3,4-desaturase CrtD; this translates as MSHPKAVIIGAGVAGLAAATRLSIQGFHVTVYEKNSHPGGKLHAFEKEGFHFDAGPSLFTQPANVEELFAVANEPIEQYLQYEKVPVACKYFYPNGTIVNAYTDAAAFAEELHTKLGEEPSRVLDYLQQSENLYNKIGDIFLNTSLHKRKMLLAAPIGKALAATRRKHILQSLHQLNKDHFKQPATVQLFDRFATYNGSNPYKAPGMLSLIPHLEQNEGTFYPKGGMISITNALYKLALKQGVQFYFDSPVERIISHEQRVHGVVVNGENIKADLVVSNGDAYFTYKHLLKDEYEARKILKQERSSSAIIFYWGMNKQFPQLHLHNIFFSKDYAEEFTRLFNQKTLSADPTVYINITSKMEAAHAPAGGENWFVMVNAPANVGQDWQALKQYAKQAILSKLSAMLGEDIEPYIAVEETLDPVKIEAQTQSYMGSLYGTSSNSKMAAFLRHPNFTSKIKGLYFAGGSVHPGGGIPLCLKSAAIVSKIIEADKKKLLHH
- a CDS encoding carotenoid biosynthesis protein, giving the protein MSFNIPSFNKAGIATFIALLFHVSGCIGMFTIHREWFIENTTLNLLLMFGLIIWTHGQLNMRFLLFMVLCFVVGMTTEMIGVHTGFLFGQYAYGTVMGPKLLDVPYLIGINWFVVMYCSGMAVTKLHEWIEQKYVTAGSMLSDNIKKLSIIIDGALLATLFDYVMEPVAVKLGFWTWLGDGSIPFLNYLCWFIISTGLLYVFTRSGFQRHNQFAVHLLIIQLLFFGTLRTFL
- a CDS encoding beta-carotene hydroxylase, yielding MNWIVYILITLGTFCFMEFVAWATHKYVMHKWLWFLHEDHHVKSPGFFEKNDAFFLIFAIPSWLCIMLGSMNEKYWVVSIGAGIALYGLAYFIVHDIIIHQRFKLFTRSNNRFVKAVRWAHKMHHKHLGKEDGESFGMLIVARKYWQKVKNDEQRVRAFKSSSR